TGGCCAAGTTTTACCAAGCCAATTGATAAGCAAGTGATTACTCAGCATGACGATACGGCATTTAATATGGTACGTACTGAGATTCGTTCACGAGTGGCGGATTCGCATCTGGGTCATGTGTTCCCTGATGGTCCAAAAGACCGTGGCGGTCTGCGTTATTGCATCAATGGCGGGGCATTGCAGTTTATCCCAGTCAGTGTGATGCCTCAGTCAGGCTATGCGCCATTGGTCAAACTGGTCAAACCTGCGAAACCTTAGTAAATAACATGGTTTAATAATTTTATAAAAAAGACGTTAAGAGTATTCTTAGCGTCTTTTTTATAGGTGATAGGCGGCTAATCATGTGATGAATACTGCTATGAATCGTAGTAATTTTGCTGCAATCCATAGTGAACTCTGAAAAATAACCTAAATTTCGTTATACTCAGACGCTTATGATTGTTATATCAGTAATATATATAGTCAAAATACTCTAGAAACGCTACGGTACTGCTGGTACAAATTTTTTGCAGCCTCTGTCTGCGTAGGCACAGCAAGCAAGAAAAATTGATACCAGCAGTACATAATGTGTCGATATTACTTTTCATTGACTATATCGTTATGTCCATCTATTTGTCGATTGCTTCGTTTAGCGATTTTTCATTTTTGTATTTAAGGCTGTAACATGACCGTTACCCATATTACCCATACTTCTACTACTTTTGAGCCTATTATTACCTCGTTACTTGATAACGACTTGTACAAATTTACGATGCTACAAGCCATGCTACATCAGTTTCCTCAGACCCATGGTGTCTACCGCTTTCGCTGCCGTAATAACAAAGATGCCGCTTATCCACTTTCTGATATCAAAGAGCAATTAGAGCAGCAACTAGACAGCTTATGTGAATTGCGATTTTTAGAAGATGAACTAGAATACTTACGTGGCTTGCGCTTTATGCGTTCAGACTTCGTTGATTACTTGGAATTATTTAAATTAAAACGTCGTTTTATCACGGTGACTACCGATGACAAAGGTCGCCTATTTATCGATATCGAAGGTCCGATGATTCAGGCGATGTTCTTCGAAGTATTCGTACTAGCCATTGTCAACGAGCTATATTTTAAAGTATTAACGGATGCAAGTGTGCTTGAAGAAGGGCAGCGCCGCTTAGAGAAGAAAGTGGAGTTGTTACATCGTTATGCTGCCGAACAAGCAGGCAATAGCCGTGATATTCCTCCTTTTATCGTTGCTGATTTTGGTACACGTAGACGGTTTAATAAAGACTGGCAAGCTCATGTGGTTGAGACTTTGCACAAAGCTGAGCCAAATATAGTGGGCGGCACGTCCAACGTTTATTTGGCAAAAAATCTTGGCATGACGCCCATTGGTACGATGGCACATGAGTTTATGCAGGCATTTCAGGCACTGGATGTGCGCTTACGTGACTCACAAAAAGCCGCACTTGAAGCTTGGGTACATGAATACCGCGGTGATTTGGGTATTGCGCTGACTGACGTCGTCGGCATGGATGCTTTCTTACGCGATTTTGACTTGTATTTTGCCAAGCTTTTTGATGGTCTGCGTCATGATAGCGGCGACCCGTATCTTTGGGGTGATAAGGCGATTGCTCATTATCAAAAGCTAAAAATAGATCCAAGAACCAAAGTGTTAACTTTTAGTGATGGCTTGGATCTGAATAAGGCGTGGGATTTGCATCAGTATTTTAAAGGTCAAATCAAAACCAGCTTTGGTATTGGCACCAATCTCACCAACGATATGGGCATCACGCCATTGAATATTGTTCTGAAATTGGTTGAATGCAACGGTCAGCCAGTGGCTAAACTGTCTGATAGTCCAGGCAAGACAATGATCAATAATGATACCTATCTTGCCTATCTGCGCCAAGTGTTTGAAGTTGACGAGCCTGAATAGCTTTCATTAAAAGCCATTTAGGCACGACAAAACGGCTATTTAGCTCTCGCTTGCAACCGTTTTGTTTTCTTCAGAGAATGCGGCATCTAAAGCTTGTTGTACTGCGTTAATACGAGTCTCGCAAATGTGATAAGCGGCAATCGATTCTTCAACAGTGGTCATGAGATTATCAATATCAGGCTCATCTTGTTGCTGCAATTCAGCAGCATTGGTTTTTAAGATATCGTAGGCCGCCTTAAAAGTTTTTGGGGCGGCTTTTTTGCGTTTACGTATAGGGGTAGTCATAAGGTTTCCTAATATCTAAAGTAAAAGTAATAAATAATCGTGAAATATTATTATGGGGTTAAGTGGAAGCTTCTGTAAATTCTGTGGGCTTCTTATCCATTTTAATGTCAATGATTTGTGCTTTTGCTTTACCGTCTTTTAGGACGATATGAATGGTCTGCTCCGGGTAAAGCTGGTTGCTACTGGTCAGTATTCGTTGGTCCTGTTCATCAGTCAGCATGCTATAGCCTTGCTTAAGCACGCGAGACGGTCGATGCAAGAGTACAATATCACGCAGATGTGCGCTATCACGCTGCGCTTGTATTAACTGCTGCTGAGCACTTTGCATAATAATTTTCTGATGATTTTTACTATAAGTAGAGGCGAGTGAAAGTTGTTGATAAGCAGAGGCTTGAGTCTGTATATGCAGCTCGCTTGCTTGTCTGGCAGCTTGTTTCACTTGACGATGTGCACTTTGTTGGATACTACGCCACGCATAAGCACTGTCTTTTTGTAGTGCCGTTAATTGACCAATGGTTTGCGATTGTATTTGGCTCAATTGGCGCGCAGTTTGTTGTTCAGCGGTATTTAATTGACGCTGCGCTGCTTGTTTGATTTGCATTTGATATTGCAGTGTCTGAGTGACCAGCTGTGCTAAATGTGCCATGATAGCCGCAATGACTTTTGATGGCGTATCAAAGCTAGTATGAGCCACTTCATCTAAGATAACTTTGTCACGCTCATGACCAATCCCAACCCAAACAGGGACAGGTTGCTCAGCGACTAAAGCAGCAAGCTCATAATCATTAAGGTAAGCCAAATCACCAACAGCGCCGCCACCACGGATAATTACTAATAAATCTGGAAGGCGCTGATAAGTATTTTCAAATTGCTGCTGAGCACTGATGATTGCTTGACGAATCTCCGCTGGGGCATGATTACCTTGAAAAGTGGCGTTATGATAATGGAAATGACAAGCGCCTGTACTAGCGAGTCTGTTGGCGTCCGCTTGAAAATCGCCTAGCCCTGCGGCTTTTTCAGGAGCGATGACCAACACCTGCTCGATATCAAACGGAGTTGGCAACTGCTGATTCAGGTTTAATAATCCTTCACCTGCCAAGCGGTCAACCATCTCAGCATATTGACGCGCTAAATCGCC
The window above is part of the Psychrobacter cryohalolentis K5 genome. Proteins encoded here:
- the xseA gene encoding exodeoxyribonuclease VII large subunit; the encoded protein is MRKPNLSNTKQIKVLAPAKDLATLEAELAEQENSVENNLEDTVLRLSDYLSAVDMVIKQTFNHRVWVKAEIRNLSSKGGHYYFELAEKDDDGKVIASCRGNLWRFKAARVLAKFERATGMPLDRDLTVLLKVSAGFHAQYGFSLTIEDIDPSYTLGDLARQYAEMVDRLAGEGLLNLNQQLPTPFDIEQVLVIAPEKAAGLGDFQADANRLASTGACHFHYHNATFQGNHAPAEIRQAIISAQQQFENTYQRLPDLLVIIRGGGAVGDLAYLNDYELAALVAEQPVPVWVGIGHERDKVILDEVAHTSFDTPSKVIAAIMAHLAQLVTQTLQYQMQIKQAAQRQLNTAEQQTARQLSQIQSQTIGQLTALQKDSAYAWRSIQQSAHRQVKQAARQASELHIQTQASAYQQLSLASTYSKNHQKIIMQSAQQQLIQAQRDSAHLRDIVLLHRPSRVLKQGYSMLTDEQDQRILTSSNQLYPEQTIHIVLKDGKAKAQIIDIKMDKKPTEFTEAST
- the pncB gene encoding nicotinate phosphoribosyltransferase is translated as MTVTHITHTSTTFEPIITSLLDNDLYKFTMLQAMLHQFPQTHGVYRFRCRNNKDAAYPLSDIKEQLEQQLDSLCELRFLEDELEYLRGLRFMRSDFVDYLELFKLKRRFITVTTDDKGRLFIDIEGPMIQAMFFEVFVLAIVNELYFKVLTDASVLEEGQRRLEKKVELLHRYAAEQAGNSRDIPPFIVADFGTRRRFNKDWQAHVVETLHKAEPNIVGGTSNVYLAKNLGMTPIGTMAHEFMQAFQALDVRLRDSQKAALEAWVHEYRGDLGIALTDVVGMDAFLRDFDLYFAKLFDGLRHDSGDPYLWGDKAIAHYQKLKIDPRTKVLTFSDGLDLNKAWDLHQYFKGQIKTSFGIGTNLTNDMGITPLNIVLKLVECNGQPVAKLSDSPGKTMINNDTYLAYLRQVFEVDEPE
- the xseB gene encoding exodeoxyribonuclease VII small subunit: MTTPIRKRKKAAPKTFKAAYDILKTNAAELQQQDEPDIDNLMTTVEESIAAYHICETRINAVQQALDAAFSEENKTVASES